The Caulifigura coniformis genome includes a region encoding these proteins:
- a CDS encoding type II secretion system F family protein: MAGILQDYAHVWTGLAAFGAVFTALMILVQSDRRVDNRIRSLTSNDDRRAKSDGFLHRLLRQLGPRNEASIGTLRNRLLHAGFQAPAAVSVFSTMQLLVGAVGALLGIWFARSLPPRVLDDLLGALLGGCLGFLAPGHYLKLRTRRRQQSLQSALPDFLDLMVACLDAGMSLEGALQRITDELQVAHPVLGSELARVQRDIELGATADRALLNFAERSDVDILRTLANACSQARRFGSRIATTLRSLADSLREQREQRAEEAAQIAAVKILLPTLILLFPIIFVVLAGPAAIQIVEQFSKTGMVNDRK; encoded by the coding sequence ATGGCCGGCATCCTTCAGGATTATGCGCATGTGTGGACGGGGCTGGCGGCCTTCGGAGCCGTCTTCACCGCGTTGATGATTCTCGTCCAGTCGGACCGAAGGGTCGACAACCGCATCCGCTCGCTGACATCGAATGACGACCGTCGCGCGAAGTCCGACGGTTTCCTCCACCGGCTCCTGCGCCAACTGGGGCCGCGCAACGAAGCGTCGATCGGCACCCTTCGGAATCGCCTGTTGCATGCTGGATTCCAGGCCCCGGCGGCCGTCTCGGTTTTCTCCACGATGCAACTCCTCGTGGGAGCCGTCGGCGCCCTCCTTGGCATCTGGTTCGCCCGGTCACTCCCGCCCCGCGTCCTCGATGACCTGCTCGGCGCGCTCCTCGGAGGATGCCTCGGCTTCCTCGCGCCCGGCCACTACCTGAAACTGCGCACCCGTCGTCGCCAGCAGTCGCTCCAGTCCGCCTTGCCCGACTTCCTCGACCTCATGGTCGCCTGCCTCGACGCCGGAATGAGCCTGGAAGGGGCCCTGCAGCGCATTACCGATGAACTTCAGGTGGCGCATCCCGTTCTCGGAAGCGAACTGGCGCGCGTGCAGCGCGACATCGAACTCGGCGCCACCGCCGACCGCGCCCTCCTCAACTTTGCCGAGCGGTCAGACGTCGACATCCTCAGGACTCTCGCGAACGCCTGCAGCCAGGCCCGGCGATTCGGGTCGCGCATCGCCACCACCCTTCGCAGCCTCGCCGATTCGCTCCGCGAACAACGCGAACAGCGGGCCGAAGAAGCCGCCCAGATCGCCGCCGTGAAGATCCTGCTTCCTACGCTGATCCTGCTCTTCCCGATCATCTTTGTGGTGCTCGCCGGTCCGGCCGCCATCCAGATCGTCGAGCAGTTCTCGAAGACGGGGATGGTCAATGATCGCAAATAA
- a CDS encoding response regulator transcription factor → MLIPPQPDGPVVRVVDDDPSVCGLITSLLTGHGLRVQTYRNAMDFFQAFDPAVPGCLVSDVRMPGMTGIELQERLKERGWLIPTIIISGDLDVPTALRAMKNHPVDVLEKPFLPRVLLERVRHAIEIDQRTREEVSRSEDVTRKLASLTSREREVLQLVVSGHANKHVARSLDITEKTVEAHRGRLMKKLGARNVVELVRMTVDSDSAVRS, encoded by the coding sequence ATGCTCATTCCACCTCAGCCAGACGGTCCTGTCGTCCGTGTCGTGGATGACGACCCATCGGTGTGCGGGCTGATCACGTCGCTGCTGACCGGACACGGGCTGCGGGTGCAGACCTACCGGAATGCCATGGATTTCTTTCAGGCGTTCGACCCCGCGGTTCCCGGCTGCCTGGTGAGCGACGTTCGGATGCCCGGCATGACGGGGATCGAGCTGCAGGAACGGCTCAAGGAGCGCGGCTGGCTGATCCCGACGATCATCATTTCGGGCGATCTCGACGTTCCCACGGCGCTGCGCGCCATGAAGAATCATCCGGTCGACGTGCTGGAGAAACCGTTTCTGCCGCGAGTTTTGCTCGAGCGGGTGCGGCACGCGATCGAAATCGATCAACGGACCCGCGAAGAGGTGTCGCGATCTGAGGATGTCACGCGGAAGCTGGCCAGCCTGACGTCCCGCGAGAGGGAAGTTCTGCAACTCGTCGTCTCGGGGCACGCCAACAAACATGTCGCGCGCTCGCTCGACATTACCGAGAAGACAGTGGAGGCGCATCGCGGCCGGCTGATGAAAAAGCTGGGCGCGCGAAATGTCGTCGAGCTGGTGCGGATGACGGTCGATTCGGACTCGGCCGTCCGATCGTGA
- a CDS encoding pilus assembly protein TadG-related protein, with product MHRSPSISTGIERSSAPRSGKLLVLFAVLIPSILAVAGLVLDGGLLTAASRKAQHAADAAASAAAAEIAYGEASPASVAERYIKVLNQLPNATVTTHVPPTVGEYAGDEDHVEVIVTVPVQTHLMRFGGTDSVRVRAVAGRQVTTAPAALVILDPDPPELNLLGLPISLPSVMPLLGGLEVLGLGAVRVDGAIHVNNSWGGFDENGDRIGRRGLRRACSCTPLLPLTRVRCRDLRVVGGVDNPDCYQPFTGGGELPLKANRFPVPDPYANVPPPSVASDSTNVDTTYRGAPTVIGIPLIGPPTTLRPGVYDWIQIVSGRVIFEPGIYIIRGKNPLTQISLNMLAGEVQADGVMFYVTDTTSYSSATGLPDAAEGETDPGNPGVLSLVPSVLIDTALPGNRFSGLNSPGSPYHGMLLMQRRMDRRPILLIRQALLGNVEFGGNIYAKWGHVILTGNGTFRSGIVCGSLRILDVLNCLIDPADPLPAAKDVFLLE from the coding sequence ATGCATCGATCGCCATCCATTTCGACCGGCATCGAACGGAGCTCTGCTCCGCGCTCGGGAAAGCTCCTCGTCCTGTTCGCCGTCTTGATCCCCTCGATCCTGGCGGTCGCCGGACTCGTCCTGGACGGCGGACTCCTGACCGCCGCATCGCGCAAAGCGCAGCATGCCGCGGATGCCGCCGCCTCCGCGGCCGCTGCCGAGATCGCCTACGGAGAAGCATCCCCCGCGTCTGTCGCCGAGCGATATATCAAGGTGCTGAACCAGCTCCCGAACGCGACTGTCACCACGCATGTGCCCCCCACGGTCGGGGAGTACGCCGGAGACGAGGACCACGTTGAGGTGATTGTCACGGTTCCCGTGCAGACCCACCTGATGCGGTTTGGCGGGACCGATTCGGTTCGCGTCCGCGCCGTCGCGGGAAGGCAGGTCACCACCGCGCCGGCAGCGCTCGTCATCCTCGATCCTGATCCGCCGGAACTGAACCTCCTCGGACTGCCGATCTCGCTCCCCTCGGTCATGCCCCTGCTCGGCGGGCTGGAGGTGCTCGGACTCGGCGCCGTGCGCGTTGACGGTGCGATCCATGTGAACAATTCCTGGGGAGGCTTCGACGAGAACGGAGACCGCATCGGTCGCCGCGGTCTCCGCCGCGCCTGCTCCTGCACGCCACTCCTGCCACTCACCCGTGTCCGCTGCCGCGACTTGCGCGTTGTCGGAGGCGTCGACAACCCTGACTGCTATCAACCCTTCACCGGCGGCGGTGAACTGCCGCTGAAAGCCAACCGATTTCCCGTCCCCGACCCCTATGCGAACGTCCCCCCGCCATCTGTCGCGTCCGATTCCACGAACGTCGACACCACCTACCGCGGCGCCCCGACCGTCATCGGCATTCCGCTTATCGGACCTCCCACGACGCTCCGCCCCGGCGTCTACGACTGGATCCAGATTGTTTCCGGCAGGGTCATCTTCGAGCCCGGGATCTACATCATCCGCGGCAAGAATCCGCTCACCCAGATCAGCCTGAACATGCTGGCCGGCGAAGTGCAGGCCGACGGAGTGATGTTCTACGTCACCGACACCACCAGCTACTCCTCCGCCACCGGGCTTCCGGACGCGGCCGAAGGCGAGACGGACCCCGGAAACCCCGGAGTGCTCAGCCTGGTTCCCAGCGTCCTGATCGACACGGCGCTCCCCGGAAACCGCTTCAGCGGATTGAACTCACCCGGAAGCCCCTATCACGGCATGCTGCTCATGCAGCGCCGCATGGATCGCCGCCCGATCCTTCTGATCCGTCAGGCCTTGCTCGGAAACGTCGAGTTCGGCGGAAACATTTACGCCAAATGGGGACACGTCATCCTCACCGGAAACGGGACCTTCCGCTCCGGGATCGTCTGCGGAAGCCTCCGCATCCTCGATGTCCTCAACTGCCTGATCGACCCGGCCGACCCGCTCCCCGCCGCCAAAGACGTCTTCCTCCTCGAGTAA
- a CDS encoding TadE family protein yields the protein MDPVLGHSRQSHQPPSLGHRAADPMTVNPGQHRIGRTARRRRGVAAVEAAIVLPVAFLILFSGLDVALTVQRQTMLTECACRAARRVIVAGEFSKTAMQPTTWTGTAADTHPIAAAIRPLLATLTPSIVGIKVQWLDGANSAGKKIQVELSSEAPTVIPRLFGAKWNLTARSTMLIAN from the coding sequence ATGGACCCTGTTCTGGGTCACTCCCGGCAGTCGCATCAACCTCCGTCACTCGGTCACCGTGCGGCAGATCCGATGACAGTAAATCCTGGCCAACATCGAATCGGTCGAACAGCCCGCCGGCGACGGGGCGTCGCTGCGGTAGAGGCCGCCATCGTGCTGCCCGTCGCGTTCCTGATCCTGTTCTCCGGGCTCGATGTCGCGCTGACCGTGCAGCGCCAGACAATGCTGACCGAATGCGCCTGCCGCGCAGCGCGCCGGGTCATCGTCGCCGGCGAGTTCAGCAAAACGGCGATGCAGCCGACGACATGGACCGGAACCGCCGCCGACACGCACCCGATTGCGGCGGCCATTCGCCCGCTGCTGGCGACACTCACCCCCTCCATCGTCGGCATCAAGGTGCAGTGGCTCGATGGAGCGAACAGTGCCGGGAAGAAGATCCAGGTCGAGCTCTCATCGGAAGCGCCGACGGTGATTCCCCGCCTGTTCGGAGCGAAGTGGAACCTGACTGCCCGCTCGACAATGCTCATCGCGAATTGA
- a CDS encoding TadE/TadG family type IV pilus assembly protein: MIANNRAWLPGTDAPPEPRQATAAMELVLVLPILVTVIGGIADLGRIIKADMTLSNAVRIGGDYAMSNRFSEDEANGWKLRLRDAVLLESANLNRFDPALLTVDITTEVEADLHTLVTIEASYPVGWTLFWVTPGSRINLRHSVTVRQIR; the protein is encoded by the coding sequence ATGATCGCAAATAACCGCGCCTGGCTTCCCGGGACTGACGCCCCGCCCGAACCGCGGCAGGCCACCGCCGCGATGGAACTCGTCCTCGTCCTGCCCATCCTGGTCACCGTCATCGGCGGCATCGCCGACCTGGGCCGGATCATCAAGGCCGACATGACGCTCTCGAACGCCGTGCGGATCGGCGGCGACTACGCGATGTCGAATCGGTTCTCGGAGGACGAGGCAAACGGGTGGAAGCTGAGGCTCCGCGACGCGGTCCTCCTCGAAAGCGCGAACCTGAACCGCTTCGATCCCGCTCTGCTCACCGTCGACATCACGACAGAAGTCGAAGCGGACCTCCACACGCTCGTCACGATTGAAGCCAGCTATCCGGTCGGATGGACCCTGTTCTGGGTCACTCCCGGCAGTCGCATCAACCTCCGTCACTCGGTCACCGTGCGGCAGATCCGATGA